The Gammaproteobacteria bacterium genome segment ACACTGTATCGAGATCGGCGCCATGCAGCGGCGCCAGCCCCATGCCGATGGTCAAACTCAATTGCGCTTGGCCGTCGATCACCGGCGGTACGATCGCTTGAATGCGCTTAGCAACGGCGGTCGCTTGCTCCAGATCGGTGTCGGGCATGATGACGAGAAATTCGTCGCCACCGAAACGAGCGACGATGTCGGTGGTACGCACCGACACCATGATCGCCTGCGCCACTTCTTTGAGGGCGCGGTCGCCGGCATCGTGACCATGAATATCGTTGATCGCTTTGAAGCCGTCGAGATCGGCGAACAGCACCGCCAGCGAGCTGCGGTTGCGTGTGAGGGCAACGAACAACCCGTCGGCATGTTCTTTTAGACCGCGCCGATTGAGCAAGCCGGTGAGCGCATCGTTGCGACTGGCGGCCTCCAGCCCCAGGCGGGTGCGCTCGATATTTGCCATCAACGAGTACGAATAAGCGACGATGATGCCGACGAACATGATGAAGAACACGCTCGCGACCGACAGGTCGTCGAGATAATCGCCAAAGCGCAAACCGAGTACGAGCGCGGCGACGGCGACGCTGCTCAGCGCCGCCTCGGCAAACGCACGCAGTCCATAACGCATGCCGTTGCCGAGAACGATCACGAGGTACACGAGATACGCCGGCGACATG includes the following:
- a CDS encoding GGDEF domain-containing protein; translation: MIGDRRQAEVAGPSPRRRESDRLGADRRLRLRRQVDRLRLPTWEEQRTQFITRFLFGTLGLAYFNVGEVVARSSHYWVAINIVHLVYLGLTGLYMLHARWRVVSPRRLRLAMWTDILGVSAVALADVHVMSPAYLVYLVIVLGNGMRYGLRAFAEAALSSVAVAALVLGLRFGDYLDDLSVASVFFIMFVGIIVAYSYSLMANIERTRLGLEAASRNDALTGLLNRRGLKEHADGLFVALTRNRSSLAVLFADLDGFKAINDIHGHDAGDRALKEVAQAIMVSVRTTDIVARFGGDEFLVIMPDTDLEQATAVAKRIQAIVPPVIDGQAQLSLTIGMGLAPLHGADLDTVLKSVDSAMYQGKLVAGRGAICRVDGGAVA